One genomic window of Nicotiana sylvestris chromosome 10, ASM39365v2, whole genome shotgun sequence includes the following:
- the LOC138879462 gene encoding uncharacterized protein, whose amino-acid sequence MAIGESDEKIEVDIFHLKDKNKFFSKKRLSELLLELIDESEDVNNEKEQLSKECVVLKAKCKNLELNACETKSENTVLKNQVHSLHTTILQLSSENLKLKLGTGKKTVDHTQLTLEENVGKIKDELYKRDELVRVIKKDLKSLSMSYIELVNGTGPPMHIHGYKNIIVAIEEHLALGTLYLSGIPK is encoded by the coding sequence atggccattggagaatctgATGAAAAAATTGAGGTAGATATctttcatctcaaagacaagaatAAATTTTTCTCTAAAAAAAGATTATCTGAGTTATTACTCGAATTAATTGATGAATCTGAGGATGTGAATAATGAAAAGGAACAACTGTCAAAAGAATGTGTGGTTTtgaaagccaagtgcaaaaaccTGGAACTTAATGCTTGTGAAACTAAAAGTGAAAATACTGTGTTGAAGAATCAGGTTCATTCACTTCATACAACTATCCTACAACTTAgctctgaaaatttaaaattgaaattaggaacaggCAAAAAGACAGttgatcacacacaactcacgttagaagaaaatgtaggaaaaataaaagatgagttgtataagagGGATGAACTggtaagagtcataaagaaggATCTGAAAAGTTTAAGCATGAGCTATATAGAACTTGTAAATGGAACAGGTCCTCCAATGCACATTCATGGCTACAAAAACATCATAGTGGCAATAGAAGAACACTTGGCTTTGGGAACTCTGTatctaagtgggatcccaaaataA